Proteins co-encoded in one Sandaracinaceae bacterium genomic window:
- a CDS encoding SDR family NAD(P)-dependent oxidoreductase, which produces MELKSKHAVITGASAGIGAAIATALAERGARVTLVARRREALEGVAAHIRSRGGEAQIVVADLVEDPTAWLDVARGGFGPIDVLVNNAGVQVIAPTERVDAARGERSLTLNLVAPLRLITTLLPEMLARGEGAIVNVASMASLAPTPGMTYYNAGKCGLAGASEALRGELRGRGVHVSTVYPGIIDTDMATAGLAAYEPSAALRAQPIGRPQTLARHVVRAVERDRARVIYPRLNSLARWFPGVTRWVMDRFAPRPRPPALASS; this is translated from the coding sequence ATGGAGCTGAAGAGCAAACACGCGGTCATCACGGGGGCGTCGGCGGGGATCGGGGCGGCGATCGCGACCGCGCTGGCCGAGCGCGGCGCGCGCGTGACGCTGGTGGCCCGGCGGCGCGAGGCGCTCGAGGGGGTCGCGGCACACATCCGGTCGCGTGGCGGCGAAGCGCAGATCGTGGTGGCCGATCTGGTCGAGGACCCCACCGCCTGGCTCGACGTCGCGCGGGGCGGCTTCGGTCCGATCGACGTGCTCGTGAACAACGCCGGGGTGCAGGTCATCGCGCCGACCGAGCGCGTGGACGCCGCGCGGGGCGAGCGCTCGCTGACGCTCAACCTGGTGGCGCCGCTCCGCCTGATCACCACGCTGCTCCCGGAGATGCTCGCGCGTGGGGAGGGCGCGATCGTCAACGTCGCGTCTATGGCGTCACTCGCACCGACCCCGGGCATGACCTACTACAACGCCGGCAAGTGCGGCCTGGCCGGCGCCTCCGAGGCGCTGCGGGGCGAGCTCCGTGGACGCGGCGTGCACGTCTCGACCGTGTACCCGGGCATCATCGACACCGACATGGCCACCGCCGGACTGGCGGCCTACGAGCCCTCGGCCGCGCTCCGCGCGCAGCCGATCGGTCGACCGCAGACCCTGGCCCGCCACGTCGTGCGCGCCGTCGAGCGCGACCGCGCCCGGGTGATCTACCCGCGGCTCAACTCGCTCGCGCGCTGGTTCCCTGGCGTCACGCGCTGGGTGATGGATCGGTTCGCGCCGCGCCCCCGACCGCCAGCGCTCGCAAGCTCCTGA
- a CDS encoding cytochrome ubiquinol oxidase subunit I, whose protein sequence is MDLDVVMLSRLQFALTIMVHYLFPPLSIGLGAQMVLMEGAFLRTKDPRWEALARFFTKLFAVNFAVGVATGIVMEFEFGTNWATYSRFVGDVFGSALASEGIFAFFLESGFLAVLVFGWDRVGPKMHFFSTLMVFTGSVFSSVWIVIANSWMHTPAGFHLVTEGDRTRAEITDFWAMVFNPSAMHRLGHVLLGAFILGAFFVMSISAYYLLKRRHEELARRSFTVGLVFAAVSSLLILVSGHSQAVAVAENQPAKLAAFEGHWRTGEGPTDLYAIGWPDEEAEEVRFGVAMPGMLTFLVHGDFSTPVEGLDQTPADARPPVVIPFLTYHVMVGLGMYFIGLTLLGLFLLWRKTLFQRRWLLWLFVLSVPAPYIANQAGWVATEVGRQPWVVYGLLRTTDAVSKSIAGEEVLGSILLFGFIYLALFALWLVVMNEKIQHGPEDPAELATPETTTQSDLLKAASRLSGPSSPYSLTHSEGEEEEP, encoded by the coding sequence ATGGACCTCGACGTCGTCATGCTGTCGCGCCTGCAGTTCGCGCTGACGATCATGGTCCACTACCTCTTCCCGCCGCTCTCGATCGGGCTCGGCGCGCAGATGGTGCTGATGGAGGGCGCGTTCCTCCGTACGAAGGATCCGCGCTGGGAGGCGCTCGCGCGCTTCTTCACCAAGCTCTTCGCCGTCAACTTCGCGGTCGGCGTCGCGACGGGCATCGTGATGGAGTTCGAGTTCGGGACCAACTGGGCGACCTACTCGCGCTTCGTCGGCGACGTCTTCGGCTCCGCGCTCGCCTCCGAGGGCATCTTCGCGTTCTTCCTGGAGAGCGGCTTCCTCGCGGTGCTGGTCTTCGGGTGGGACCGCGTGGGCCCGAAGATGCACTTCTTCTCCACGCTGATGGTCTTCACCGGCTCGGTCTTCTCGAGCGTGTGGATCGTGATCGCCAACAGCTGGATGCACACCCCGGCCGGCTTCCACCTGGTCACCGAGGGCGACCGCACCCGGGCCGAGATCACCGACTTCTGGGCGATGGTCTTCAACCCCTCGGCCATGCACCGGCTCGGCCACGTGCTCCTGGGCGCGTTCATCCTCGGCGCCTTCTTCGTGATGAGCATCTCCGCCTACTACCTGCTGAAGCGGCGCCACGAGGAGCTGGCCAGGCGCTCGTTCACGGTGGGGCTCGTCTTCGCGGCCGTCTCCTCGCTCCTCATCCTCGTCAGCGGGCACTCCCAGGCGGTCGCGGTGGCGGAGAACCAGCCCGCGAAGCTCGCCGCCTTCGAGGGGCACTGGCGCACCGGCGAGGGGCCGACCGACCTCTACGCCATCGGCTGGCCGGACGAGGAGGCGGAGGAGGTGCGCTTCGGCGTCGCCATGCCCGGCATGCTGACGTTCCTCGTGCACGGTGACTTCTCCACCCCGGTCGAGGGGCTGGACCAGACCCCCGCCGACGCGCGGCCGCCCGTGGTGATCCCGTTTCTGACCTACCACGTGATGGTCGGGCTCGGGATGTACTTCATCGGGCTGACCCTGCTCGGCCTCTTCCTGCTCTGGCGCAAGACGCTCTTCCAGCGGCGGTGGCTGCTGTGGCTCTTCGTGCTGAGCGTGCCGGCCCCGTACATCGCCAACCAGGCCGGCTGGGTCGCGACCGAGGTCGGGCGTCAGCCCTGGGTCGTCTACGGCCTCCTGCGCACGACCGACGCCGTCTCGAAGTCGATCGCGGGCGAGGAGGTGCTCGGCTCGATCCTGCTCTTCGGGTTCATCTACCTCGCCCTGTTCGCGCTCTGGCTCGTGGTGATGAACGAGAAGATCCAGCACGGCCCGGAGGACCCGGCGGAGCTCGCCACGCCGGAGACGACGACGCAGTCGGATCTCCTGAAGGCGGCGTCGCGGCTCAGCGGGCCGAGCTCTCCCTACTCGCTCACCCACAGCGAAGGCGAGGAGGAGGAGCCCTGA
- the cydB gene encoding cytochrome d ubiquinol oxidase subunit II, which yields MDLPTFWFLLIGVLLTGYAILDGFDLGVGIIHPFVRRETEKRLAINSIGPLWDGNEVWLVTFGGALFAAFPEAYATILSGMYFPVIVLLFSLIGRAVSIEFRSKRPSKLWRGYWDFSFFLSSFSVVFLFGLAAGNAMRGLPLDAAHEHVGSTLGLLGLYPIAVGLFAVCAAAMHGSIFLYLKTEGALQERIHGWMWRTFFVFLAAYVAVTGLTLLEVPHATDNFARWPAAWIVVGLNVLAIANIPRAIHQGKPGYAFVSSCCTIAALVFLFGMALFPHLVVSTGPGPGLTIGNAASSRDTLGLMAIIAAIGMPFVLTYTGIVYWVFRGKVKLGKFSY from the coding sequence ATGGATCTGCCCACCTTCTGGTTCCTGCTCATCGGCGTGCTCCTGACGGGCTACGCGATCCTCGACGGCTTCGATCTCGGCGTCGGCATCATTCACCCATTCGTGCGCAGAGAGACCGAGAAGCGGCTCGCCATCAACAGCATCGGCCCGCTCTGGGACGGCAACGAGGTGTGGCTCGTGACCTTCGGCGGCGCGCTCTTCGCCGCGTTCCCGGAGGCGTACGCGACGATCCTGAGCGGCATGTACTTCCCGGTCATCGTGCTGCTCTTCAGCCTCATCGGGCGCGCCGTGAGCATCGAGTTCCGCTCCAAGCGGCCGTCGAAGCTCTGGCGCGGCTACTGGGACTTCTCGTTCTTCCTGTCGAGCTTCAGCGTCGTCTTCCTCTTCGGTCTCGCGGCGGGGAACGCCATGCGAGGCCTGCCGCTGGACGCGGCGCACGAGCACGTCGGCAGCACCCTGGGGCTGCTCGGCCTCTACCCGATCGCGGTGGGCCTCTTCGCGGTGTGCGCCGCGGCGATGCACGGCTCGATCTTCCTCTACCTCAAGACCGAGGGCGCGCTGCAGGAGCGCATCCACGGCTGGATGTGGCGCACCTTCTTCGTCTTCCTCGCCGCCTACGTCGCGGTGACCGGGCTGACCCTCCTCGAGGTCCCACACGCGACGGACAACTTCGCGCGCTGGCCCGCCGCCTGGATCGTCGTGGGGTTGAACGTGCTCGCCATCGCGAACATCCCGCGCGCCATTCATCAGGGCAAGCCGGGCTACGCGTTCGTCTCGAGCTGCTGCACCATCGCCGCGCTCGTCTTCCTCTTCGGCATGGCCCTGTTCCCCCACCTCGTCGTCTCCACCGGCCCCGGCCCCGGCCTCACCATCGGGAACGCCGCCTCCAGCCGCGACACCCTCGGCCTGATGGCCATCATCGCCGCGATCGGCATGCCCTTCGTGCTCACCTACACCGGCATCGTCTACTGGGTCTTCCGCGGCAAGGTGAAGCTTGGCAAGTTCTCCTACTGA